The Stenotrophomonas rhizophila genome has a window encoding:
- a CDS encoding MFS transporter, translated as MNAVPVARLSSYYLFYYAALGAFTPYWSLFLTARGMSVTAISVMMGIWYATRIVAPTTWTSIAAASPHPIRWLRVGSVLTLLTFCAFLLPLPLPWMYPAMVVFCFFYNAVMPQFESITLTHLGNDSHRYGLIRVWGSLGFIAVVMGFGWLIEGSGGAGKAYLLPWLMLPLFALLVGSAFANYYARDFHRADGDASGFWQIVRKPQVLAFFLAAFMEQLSFGPYYTFFSVYMDHHGYATSTLGLLWTIGVVFEVGVFFTIGRFFRRYDASWMLLIALVSSTLRWTVTALFPDHLGVMLVAQTAHALGFAAFFAAAMQMLATYFPGRLNGHGQGLLYGFSSGVGGVLGALIAGQLWNVDQGRTAFLAGAGFAFAGALLCFFAISLPLLRRGNTTDRR; from the coding sequence ATGAACGCGGTTCCGGTCGCCCGCCTCTCCAGCTACTACCTGTTCTACTACGCGGCGCTCGGCGCATTCACCCCGTACTGGTCTCTGTTCCTGACCGCGCGCGGGATGAGCGTGACCGCGATCAGCGTCATGATGGGGATCTGGTATGCCACCCGCATCGTGGCGCCCACGACGTGGACCTCGATTGCCGCCGCCTCGCCGCACCCGATCCGCTGGCTGCGCGTGGGCAGCGTGCTGACCCTGCTCACCTTCTGCGCGTTCCTGCTGCCGCTGCCCCTGCCGTGGATGTACCCGGCCATGGTGGTGTTCTGCTTCTTCTACAACGCGGTGATGCCGCAGTTCGAATCGATCACCCTCACCCACCTGGGCAACGACAGCCACCGCTACGGGCTGATCCGGGTGTGGGGCTCGCTGGGCTTCATCGCGGTGGTGATGGGCTTTGGCTGGCTGATCGAAGGCAGCGGCGGAGCTGGGAAGGCGTACCTGCTGCCGTGGCTGATGCTGCCGCTGTTCGCGTTGCTGGTGGGCTCTGCGTTTGCCAACTACTACGCGCGCGATTTCCATCGCGCGGATGGCGATGCCAGCGGCTTCTGGCAGATCGTGCGCAAACCGCAGGTACTGGCGTTCTTCCTGGCCGCGTTCATGGAACAGCTGTCGTTCGGGCCGTACTACACATTCTTTTCGGTCTACATGGATCACCACGGCTATGCGACCTCCACGCTGGGGCTGCTGTGGACGATCGGCGTGGTGTTCGAGGTCGGCGTGTTCTTCACCATCGGCCGCTTCTTCCGCCGCTATGACGCCAGCTGGATGCTGCTGATCGCCCTGGTCAGCTCGACCCTGCGCTGGACGGTCACCGCACTGTTCCCGGACCACCTGGGGGTGATGCTGGTGGCGCAGACCGCGCATGCGCTGGGGTTTGCCGCCTTCTTCGCGGCGGCCATGCAGATGCTGGCGACCTACTTCCCGGGCCGGCTCAACGGGCACGGCCAAGGGCTGCTGTATGGCTTCTCGTCAGGCGTCGGCGGCGTGCTCGGCGCGTTGATCGCCGGCCAGCTGTGGAACGTCGACCAGGGCCGCACCGCATTCCTGGCCGGCGCGGGGTTTGCGTTCGCCGGTGCACTGCTGTGCTTCTTCGCGATCAGCCTGCCGCTGTTGCGGCGAGGGAACACGACAGACCGCCGATAG
- a CDS encoding UDP-glucose dehydrogenase family protein, giving the protein MRVSIFGTGYVGLVTGTCLADVGHQVVCVDIDQAKVDGLNRGVIPIYEPGLEPMVKANHAALRLAFTTDAEAAIAHGQVIFIAVGTPPDEDGSADLQYVLAVARTIGRHMRVPTVVVNKSTVPVGTADKVRAAIAQALAERGEEIAFDVVSNPEFLKEGDAVADCMRPDRIVIGAANAESVALMRRLYAPFNRNHDRVVEMDVRSAELTKYAANAMLATKISFMNEIANIAEKVGADVEQVRQGIGSDPRIGWHFIYPGAGYGGSCFPKDVQALARTAQQYGHEPKLLNAVEAVNDAQKGHLFQLIQRHYDRGEDEGVRGRTFAVWGLAFKPNTDDMREASSRRLLAQLWEGGATVRAYDPEATDEARRIFGERDDLVFCDSANDALDGADALVVVTEWKQFRSPDFAHLRDTLKDAVVFDGRNLYDPQEIEAAGLAYYGIGRGRSLHA; this is encoded by the coding sequence ATGCGCGTCTCAATCTTCGGTACCGGCTACGTCGGTCTGGTCACGGGTACCTGCCTGGCCGATGTCGGCCACCAGGTGGTCTGCGTCGATATCGACCAGGCCAAGGTGGATGGCCTCAACCGCGGCGTCATCCCGATCTATGAGCCGGGCCTGGAGCCGATGGTCAAGGCCAACCATGCCGCGTTGCGGCTGGCCTTCACCACCGACGCCGAGGCGGCGATCGCGCATGGCCAGGTGATCTTCATTGCCGTGGGCACGCCACCGGACGAGGACGGCAGCGCCGACCTGCAGTACGTGTTGGCGGTGGCCCGCACCATCGGCCGGCACATGCGTGTGCCGACCGTGGTGGTGAACAAGTCGACCGTGCCGGTAGGCACGGCCGACAAGGTCCGTGCCGCCATCGCCCAGGCGCTGGCCGAGCGCGGCGAGGAGATCGCCTTCGACGTGGTCTCCAACCCCGAATTCCTCAAGGAAGGCGACGCCGTGGCCGACTGCATGCGGCCGGACCGTATCGTGATCGGGGCGGCCAATGCCGAGTCGGTGGCGCTGATGCGCCGCCTGTACGCACCGTTCAACCGCAACCACGACCGCGTGGTGGAGATGGACGTGCGCTCGGCCGAGCTGACCAAGTACGCCGCCAACGCCATGCTGGCGACCAAGATTTCGTTCATGAACGAAATCGCCAACATCGCCGAGAAGGTCGGTGCCGATGTCGAACAGGTCCGCCAGGGCATCGGCTCGGACCCGCGCATCGGCTGGCACTTCATCTACCCGGGCGCCGGTTACGGCGGCTCGTGTTTCCCCAAGGACGTGCAGGCGCTGGCCCGCACCGCGCAGCAGTACGGGCATGAACCCAAGCTGCTCAATGCGGTGGAAGCGGTCAACGATGCGCAGAAGGGGCACCTGTTCCAGCTGATCCAGCGCCACTACGACCGTGGCGAGGATGAGGGCGTGCGCGGCCGCACCTTCGCGGTGTGGGGCCTGGCCTTCAAGCCGAACACCGACGACATGCGCGAAGCCTCCAGCCGCCGCCTGCTGGCACAGCTGTGGGAGGGCGGTGCCACCGTCCGCGCGTACGACCCGGAAGCCACCGACGAGGCCCGCCGCATCTTCGGCGAGCGCGACGACCTGGTGTTCTGCGACAGTGCCAATGACGCACTGGACGGCGCCGATGCGCTGGTGGTGGTGACCGAATGGAAGCAGTTCCGCAGCCCGGATTTCGCCCACCTGCGTGACACGCTGAAAGACGCCGTCGTGTTCGACGGTCGCAACCTGTACGACCCGCAGGAGATCGAAGCCGCGGGCCTGGCCTATTACGGCATTGGCCGGGGACGTTCGCTGCATGCATGA
- a CDS encoding ArsR/SmtB family transcription factor, protein MDLEDWSVRLKVFADATRVRLLALLEQEELTVAELSAITTLAQPRVSTHLARLKEAGLVRDRRAGVSAYYRFDDAALDPAQRALWHALSTGSDDPLLRQDAERVASVLASRAADQNWADSVAGDMERHYSPGRTWEALARTALPLLETGDVLDIASGDGVLAELVAPHAKRYVCIDTSARVVAAASERLRRLANVEVREGDMHALPFKDRSFDLVVLMHALTYAAKPAQAVAEGARVLRSGGRLLLCSLARHEHKAAVEAYGHVNLGFSDKELRKFAEKAGLVVSSLETVTREKRPPHFEVISLIASKP, encoded by the coding sequence ATGGATCTCGAGGACTGGTCGGTCCGGCTGAAGGTGTTCGCCGACGCCACCCGCGTGCGCCTGCTGGCGCTGCTGGAGCAGGAAGAACTCACCGTGGCCGAGCTGTCGGCCATCACCACCCTGGCCCAGCCGCGGGTGTCGACCCACCTGGCCCGCCTCAAGGAAGCCGGCCTGGTGCGCGACCGGCGCGCAGGCGTGTCGGCGTACTACCGCTTTGACGATGCCGCGCTGGACCCGGCCCAACGCGCATTGTGGCACGCCCTGAGCACCGGCAGCGACGACCCGCTGCTGCGCCAGGATGCTGAACGCGTGGCCAGCGTGCTGGCCAGCCGCGCCGCCGACCAGAACTGGGCCGACAGCGTGGCCGGCGACATGGAACGCCATTACTCGCCCGGCCGCACCTGGGAAGCGCTGGCGCGCACCGCGCTGCCGCTGCTGGAAACCGGGGACGTGCTCGATATCGCCTCCGGCGATGGCGTGCTGGCGGAACTGGTGGCCCCGCATGCCAAGCGCTACGTCTGCATCGACACCAGCGCCCGCGTCGTGGCCGCCGCCAGCGAACGCCTGCGCCGCCTGGCCAACGTGGAAGTGCGCGAGGGCGACATGCATGCCCTGCCCTTCAAGGACCGCAGCTTCGACCTGGTGGTGCTGATGCATGCACTGACCTACGCCGCCAAGCCGGCCCAGGCCGTGGCCGAAGGCGCGCGCGTGCTGCGCTCTGGTGGCCGCCTGCTGCTCTGCAGCCTGGCCCGCCACGAGCACAAGGCCGCCGTCGAGGCCTATGGCCACGTCAACCTGGGTTTCTCGGACAAGGAACTGCGCAAATTCGCCGAGAAGGCCGGCCTGGTGGTCTCCAGCCTGGAAACGGTGACCCGCGAAAAGCGTCCGCCGCATTTTGAAGTCATTTCGCTGATTGCCAGCAAGCCCTGA
- a CDS encoding DUF2058 domain-containing protein gives MSDTLRDQLLGLGFKAAPKPERKPDARRDGRPSNAPQGARPQAKAGEGARGPRDGQRPPREGDARRGPQGKGRPGGNARPGQGQNPGQGKPRSREDIDLAKAYAIRAQKEKDDRIEAERVKQEEARVRREAKVKLDELLKDKALNDEAADIARHFPYGGKIKRIYVTAEQLRQLNAGELGVLQSTGRYLLVTAAVLDEAEAIFAPAVALRVDPNAPAEDDPYADPAYQVPDDLVW, from the coding sequence ATGAGCGATACCCTCCGCGACCAGCTGCTGGGCCTTGGCTTCAAAGCCGCGCCCAAGCCCGAACGCAAGCCCGACGCCCGCCGCGATGGCCGGCCCTCCAACGCGCCGCAGGGTGCCCGACCGCAGGCCAAGGCCGGTGAGGGCGCCCGTGGGCCGCGCGATGGCCAGCGCCCGCCGCGCGAGGGCGATGCCCGTCGTGGCCCCCAGGGCAAGGGTCGCCCCGGCGGCAACGCACGTCCCGGCCAGGGCCAGAACCCCGGCCAGGGCAAGCCGCGCTCGCGCGAGGACATCGACCTGGCCAAGGCCTACGCGATCCGCGCGCAGAAGGAAAAAGACGACCGGATCGAAGCCGAGCGGGTGAAGCAGGAAGAGGCGCGCGTGCGCCGCGAAGCCAAGGTCAAGCTCGACGAGCTGCTCAAGGACAAGGCGCTAAACGATGAAGCGGCCGACATCGCGCGGCACTTCCCGTATGGCGGCAAGATCAAGCGGATCTATGTCACCGCCGAGCAGCTGCGCCAGCTCAACGCCGGCGAACTGGGCGTGCTGCAGAGCACCGGCCGCTACCTGCTGGTGACCGCAGCGGTGCTGGACGAAGCCGAAGCGATCTTCGCCCCGGCCGTGGCACTGCGCGTGGACCCCAACGCCCCGGCCGAAGACGATCCGTACGCCGATCCGGCCTACCAGGTGCCTGACGACCTGGTCTGGTAA
- a CDS encoding acyl-CoA dehydrogenase family protein, which produces MLQDVARRIAQEKIAPSAEHHDRTGEFPLDNIRLLGENGLMGIEVPAEYGGAGMDPIAYVLAMVEVAAGDAAHSTIMSVNNSLFCNGILTHGSEAQKQKYVRAIAEGEAIGAFALTEPQSGSDATAMRCRAVRQADGTYVINGKKSWITSGPVAKYIVLFAMTDPEQGARGITAFMIDTDKAGFHRGKTEPKLGIRASATCEIEFQDYVAAAEDVVGKEGEGFKIAMGVLDAGRIGIASQAIGIARAAYEATIEYVKDRKAFGAAIGTFQMTQAKIADMKCKLDAALLLTLRAAWVKGQGKRFSNEAAIAKLTASEAAMWITHQAVQIHGGMGYSKEMPLERYFRDAKITEIYEGTSEIQRLVIARNETGLR; this is translated from the coding sequence ATGCTGCAGGACGTTGCGCGCCGCATCGCGCAGGAAAAGATCGCGCCGAGCGCCGAGCACCATGACCGTACCGGCGAGTTCCCGCTGGACAACATCCGCCTGCTGGGCGAAAACGGCCTGATGGGCATCGAAGTGCCGGCCGAGTACGGCGGCGCGGGCATGGACCCGATTGCCTACGTGCTGGCGATGGTGGAGGTTGCCGCCGGCGACGCCGCGCATTCGACCATCATGTCGGTCAACAACTCGCTGTTCTGCAACGGCATCCTGACCCACGGCAGCGAGGCCCAGAAGCAGAAGTACGTGCGCGCCATCGCCGAGGGCGAGGCCATCGGCGCGTTCGCGCTGACCGAGCCGCAGTCGGGTTCGGACGCCACGGCCATGCGTTGCCGCGCGGTCAGGCAGGCCGACGGCACCTATGTGATCAACGGCAAGAAGAGCTGGATCACCTCCGGTCCGGTGGCCAAGTACATCGTGCTGTTTGCCATGACCGACCCGGAGCAGGGTGCGCGTGGCATCACTGCGTTCATGATCGACACCGACAAGGCCGGCTTCCACCGCGGCAAGACCGAGCCGAAGCTCGGCATCCGCGCCTCGGCCACCTGCGAGATCGAGTTCCAGGATTACGTGGCGGCGGCTGAAGACGTGGTGGGCAAGGAAGGCGAGGGCTTCAAGATCGCGATGGGCGTGCTGGACGCCGGCCGCATCGGCATCGCGTCACAGGCGATCGGCATCGCACGTGCGGCCTATGAGGCCACGATCGAATACGTGAAGGACCGCAAGGCCTTTGGCGCGGCGATCGGTACGTTCCAGATGACCCAGGCCAAGATCGCCGACATGAAGTGCAAGCTGGATGCAGCGCTGCTGCTGACCCTGCGCGCGGCATGGGTGAAGGGCCAGGGCAAGCGTTTCAGCAACGAAGCGGCCATCGCCAAGCTGACCGCTTCGGAAGCGGCGATGTGGATCACCCACCAGGCCGTGCAGATCCACGGCGGCATGGGTTACTCCAAGGAAATGCCGCTGGAGCGTTACTTCCGTGATGCCAAGATCACCGAGATCTACGAAGGCACCTCGGAAATCCAGCGCCTGGTCATCGCCCGCAACGAAACCGGCCTGCGCTGA
- a CDS encoding FKBP-type peptidyl-prolyl cis-trans isomerase, whose product MKMGMRGAAASVLILAMGATGTVMSQQPAAGAAAKETSALTSQREKVGYAIGMDVAKSFEPIADQIDIVALRRAVTNAFEGKQPLITQEQAQKTDQALRMAMAVKAGQPVPGMAPGTEPPKVDREQVGLMLGSYAVGPSLAPLKDQVDLDALFDAVQTAFAKGTPKMTAEQAQATMEGFMAAQQAEMQAKAAAQGETNRRAGNDFMAKNKTVPGVVTTASGLQYQVIRPGSGERPLPTSKVKVHYEGKLLDGTVFDSSIQRGQPIEFGLDQVVKGWSEGVQLMPVGAKYRFWIPGELAYGEQGTPGGPIGPNATLTFDVELLGIAP is encoded by the coding sequence ATGAAGATGGGAATGCGCGGCGCTGCGGCGTCGGTTCTGATTCTGGCGATGGGTGCCACCGGTACCGTGATGTCGCAACAACCGGCCGCAGGCGCGGCCGCCAAGGAGACTTCTGCTTTGACCTCCCAGCGTGAAAAAGTCGGCTACGCCATTGGTATGGACGTGGCCAAGTCCTTCGAGCCGATCGCCGACCAGATCGACATCGTTGCCCTGCGCCGCGCGGTGACCAACGCCTTCGAAGGCAAGCAGCCGCTGATCACCCAGGAACAGGCGCAGAAGACCGACCAGGCGCTGCGCATGGCGATGGCCGTCAAGGCCGGCCAGCCGGTTCCGGGCATGGCCCCGGGCACCGAGCCGCCGAAGGTGGACCGTGAACAGGTCGGCCTGATGCTGGGCAGCTACGCCGTGGGCCCGTCGCTGGCGCCGCTGAAGGACCAGGTCGACCTGGACGCGCTGTTCGACGCCGTGCAGACCGCGTTCGCCAAGGGCACCCCGAAGATGACCGCCGAACAGGCCCAGGCCACGATGGAAGGCTTCATGGCCGCCCAGCAGGCGGAAATGCAGGCCAAGGCCGCCGCCCAGGGCGAGACCAACCGCCGCGCCGGCAATGACTTCATGGCCAAGAACAAGACCGTGCCGGGCGTGGTCACCACCGCGTCGGGCCTGCAGTACCAGGTGATCCGTCCCGGTTCGGGCGAGCGCCCGCTCCCCACCAGCAAGGTCAAGGTGCATTACGAAGGCAAGCTGCTCGACGGCACCGTCTTCGACAGCAGCATCCAGCGTGGCCAGCCGATCGAGTTCGGCCTGGACCAGGTGGTCAAGGGCTGGTCGGAAGGCGTGCAGCTGATGCCGGTCGGCGCCAAGTACCGCTTCTGGATCCCGGGCGAGCTGGCCTATGGCGAGCAGGGCACCCCGGGCGGTCCGATCGGTCCGAACGCGACGCTGACCTTCGACGTCGAACTGCTGGGCATTGCTCCGTAA
- a CDS encoding homocysteine S-methyltransferase family protein, giving the protein MSLPWLHPDRVRALEDALAQRILIIDGAMGTMIQRHGLEEGDYRGERFAGGFDHQHGAGCDHGTPEGHDLKGNNDLLLLTRPEVIAGIHTAYLEAGADLIETNTFNATSVSQADYHLEHLVYELNKAGAAVARACCDAAEANSPDKPRFVIGVLGPTSRTASISPDVNDPGFRNTSFDALRETYREAIDGLIDGGADTLMVETIFDTLNAKAALFAIEEAFDARGARLPIMISGTITDASGRTLSGQTADAFHASLAHARPLSIGLNCALGADAMRPHVETLGQVADCYVSAHPNAGLPNAFGEYDETPDEMAATLRGFAEDGLLNLVGGCCGSTPDHIRAIAQAVAGLRPRALPGAQEQAA; this is encoded by the coding sequence ATGTCCCTGCCCTGGCTGCACCCCGATCGTGTCCGCGCCCTCGAAGACGCGCTGGCCCAGCGCATCCTGATCATCGACGGTGCGATGGGCACCATGATCCAGCGGCACGGGCTGGAGGAAGGCGATTACCGCGGGGAACGCTTCGCCGGTGGCTTCGACCACCAGCACGGCGCCGGCTGCGACCACGGCACGCCGGAAGGCCACGACCTCAAGGGCAACAACGACCTGCTGCTGCTGACCCGCCCCGAGGTCATTGCCGGCATCCACACCGCCTACCTGGAAGCCGGTGCTGACCTGATCGAAACCAACACCTTCAATGCCACCTCGGTGAGCCAGGCCGACTACCACCTGGAACACCTGGTGTACGAGTTGAACAAGGCCGGCGCTGCCGTCGCGCGCGCCTGCTGCGATGCGGCCGAAGCCAACAGCCCGGATAAACCGCGTTTCGTCATCGGGGTGCTGGGGCCGACCAGCCGTACCGCCTCGATCAGCCCCGACGTGAACGATCCCGGTTTCCGCAACACCAGCTTCGATGCGCTGCGCGAGACCTACCGCGAGGCCATCGACGGCCTGATCGACGGCGGCGCCGACACCCTGATGGTGGAAACCATCTTCGACACGCTCAATGCCAAGGCCGCGCTGTTCGCCATCGAAGAAGCCTTCGATGCGCGCGGCGCGCGCCTGCCGATCATGATCTCCGGCACCATCACCGATGCCTCCGGGCGCACCCTCTCGGGCCAGACCGCCGATGCCTTCCATGCGTCGCTCGCCCACGCTCGCCCTCTGTCGATCGGCCTGAACTGCGCGCTCGGCGCCGACGCGATGCGACCGCACGTGGAAACCCTGGGCCAGGTGGCCGACTGTTACGTCAGCGCCCATCCCAACGCCGGGCTGCCCAACGCCTTCGGTGAGTACGACGAGACCCCGGACGAAATGGCCGCCACCCTGCGCGGTTTCGCCGAGGACGGCCTGCTCAACCTGGTGGGTGGCTGCTGCGGCTCCACCCCCGACCACATCCGTGCCATCGCCCAGGCCGTGGCCGGCCTGCGGCCGCGCGCACTGCCCGGCGCGCAGGAGCAGGCGGCATGA
- the metH gene encoding methionine synthase produces MNAPTRNTRLSGLEPLVITPDLLFVNIGERTNVTGSAQFRKLVKEERYEEAVEVARQQVASGAQILDVNMDEGLIDSEKAITRYLNLIMSEPDIARIPVMVDSSKWSVIEAGLKCLQGKSVVNSISLKEGEAQFIEHARKVLRYGAAAVVMAFDEQGQADTCARKVEICTRAYRILVDQVGFPPQDIIFDPNIFAVATGIEEHDSYAVDFIEATRIIKRTLPHCHVSGGVSNVSFSFRGNETVRQAIHAVFLYHAIAAGMDMGIVNAGAMPIYDDLDAELRERVEDVILNRRPDGTERLLEIAERYKGRKGEIKGEDLAWREKPIDARLAHALVHGLDAWVESDTEEARIRSSRPLDVIEGPLMDGMNVVGDLFGAGKMFLPQVVKSARVMKKAVAYLLPFIEAEKARSGDTARSNGKIIMATVKGDVHDIGKNIVGVVLACNNFEVIDLGVMVPAQKILDAARAENADIIGLSGLITPSLEEMSHVAREMERQGFTLPLMIGGATTSRAHTALKIDPHYKAPTVWVKDASRAVGVAQSLISSELREAFVAANEADYADIRQRHRNRGDAKRLVTLAKARAQRFDGNWAQYQPPAPRRPGLHVLDDYPLADLVGVIDWTPFFQAWELAGKYPAILTDEIVGTQASELYRDARAMLKRIVDERWLTAKAVFGLWPANSVGDDVHLTTEEGPAVLHFLRQQVDKPVERPDFCLADFIAPADSGRQDWIGAFAVTAGIGIDPHVARFEADHDDYNAILLKALADRLAEALAERLHQQVRTDYWGYQPDEALDNDALIAEQYSGIRPAPGYPACPEHSEKATLFRLLDAENNADMQLTESFAMLPTAAVSGYYFSHPQSQYFVVGRVTREQVGDYAKRKGVERAQVERWLASNLDYDPE; encoded by the coding sequence ATGAACGCCCCTACCCGCAACACCCGGCTGTCCGGGCTGGAACCGCTGGTCATCACCCCGGACCTGTTGTTCGTCAACATCGGCGAGCGCACCAACGTCACCGGCAGCGCGCAGTTCCGCAAGCTGGTCAAGGAAGAACGCTACGAAGAAGCGGTGGAAGTGGCCCGCCAGCAGGTCGCCAGCGGCGCGCAGATCCTGGATGTCAACATGGACGAGGGCCTGATCGATTCCGAGAAAGCGATCACCCGCTATCTCAACCTGATCATGTCCGAGCCGGATATCGCGCGCATCCCGGTGATGGTCGATTCGTCCAAGTGGAGCGTGATCGAAGCCGGGCTGAAGTGCCTGCAGGGCAAGAGCGTGGTCAATTCGATCTCGCTCAAGGAAGGCGAAGCGCAGTTCATCGAGCACGCGCGCAAGGTGCTGCGCTACGGTGCGGCCGCGGTGGTGATGGCCTTCGACGAGCAGGGCCAGGCCGATACCTGCGCGCGCAAGGTGGAAATCTGCACCCGTGCCTACCGGATCCTGGTCGACCAGGTCGGCTTCCCGCCCCAGGACATCATCTTCGACCCGAACATCTTCGCCGTGGCCACCGGCATCGAAGAGCACGACAGCTACGCGGTGGACTTCATCGAAGCCACCCGCATCATCAAGCGCACACTGCCGCATTGCCATGTGTCCGGTGGCGTGTCCAACGTGTCGTTCTCGTTCCGTGGCAACGAAACGGTGCGCCAGGCCATCCACGCGGTGTTCCTGTACCACGCCATCGCGGCGGGCATGGACATGGGCATCGTCAACGCCGGCGCCATGCCGATCTACGACGACCTGGATGCCGAACTGCGCGAGCGCGTGGAGGACGTGATCCTCAACCGCCGTCCGGATGGCACCGAACGCCTGCTCGAGATCGCCGAGCGCTACAAGGGCAGGAAGGGCGAGATCAAGGGCGAAGACCTGGCCTGGCGCGAAAAGCCGATCGACGCGCGCCTGGCGCATGCGCTGGTGCACGGCCTGGATGCCTGGGTCGAATCCGATACCGAGGAAGCACGGATCCGTTCCAGCCGCCCGCTGGACGTGATCGAAGGACCGCTGATGGACGGCATGAACGTGGTCGGCGACCTGTTCGGCGCCGGCAAGATGTTCCTGCCGCAGGTGGTCAAATCCGCGCGCGTGATGAAGAAGGCCGTGGCCTACCTGCTGCCCTTCATCGAAGCCGAAAAGGCGCGCAGCGGCGATACCGCCAGGAGCAACGGCAAGATCATCATGGCCACGGTGAAGGGTGATGTGCATGACATCGGCAAGAACATCGTCGGCGTGGTGCTGGCGTGCAACAACTTCGAGGTGATCGACCTCGGCGTGATGGTGCCGGCACAGAAGATCCTGGACGCGGCCCGCGCCGAGAACGCCGACATCATCGGCCTGTCCGGATTGATCACCCCGTCGTTGGAAGAAATGAGCCACGTGGCCCGCGAGATGGAACGGCAGGGCTTCACCCTGCCCTTGATGATCGGCGGCGCCACCACCTCGCGCGCGCACACCGCGCTGAAGATCGACCCGCATTACAAGGCGCCCACGGTGTGGGTGAAGGATGCTTCGCGGGCGGTGGGCGTGGCCCAGTCGCTGATCTCCAGCGAACTGCGCGAGGCCTTCGTGGCCGCCAACGAGGCCGACTACGCCGACATCCGCCAGCGCCACCGCAACCGCGGCGATGCCAAACGCCTGGTGACCCTGGCCAAGGCCCGCGCGCAGCGTTTCGATGGCAACTGGGCGCAGTACCAGCCGCCGGCCCCGCGCAGGCCGGGCCTGCACGTGCTGGATGACTACCCGCTGGCCGACCTGGTGGGGGTGATCGACTGGACCCCGTTCTTCCAGGCCTGGGAACTGGCCGGCAAGTACCCGGCCATCCTCACCGACGAGATCGTGGGCACCCAGGCCAGCGAGCTGTACCGCGATGCGCGCGCGATGCTCAAGCGCATCGTCGACGAGCGTTGGCTGACCGCCAAGGCGGTGTTCGGGCTGTGGCCGGCCAACAGCGTGGGCGACGATGTGCACCTGACCACCGAGGAGGGCCCGGCCGTACTGCACTTCCTGCGCCAGCAGGTGGACAAGCCGGTGGAGCGCCCGGACTTCTGCCTGGCCGATTTCATCGCACCGGCCGACAGCGGCCGCCAGGACTGGATCGGCGCGTTCGCGGTCACCGCCGGGATCGGCATCGACCCGCACGTGGCCCGCTTCGAGGCCGACCATGACGACTACAACGCGATCCTGCTCAAGGCGCTGGCCGACCGCCTGGCCGAAGCCCTGGCCGAGCGCCTGCACCAGCAGGTGCGCACCGATTACTGGGGCTACCAGCCGGACGAGGCACTGGACAACGACGCGTTGATTGCCGAGCAGTACAGCGGCATCCGCCCGGCGCCAGGCTACCCCGCCTGCCCCGAGCACAGCGAAAAAGCCACCCTGTTCCGCCTGCTCGATGCGGAAAACAACGCGGACATGCAGCTGACCGAGAGCTTTGCGATGCTGCCCACCGCGGCGGTATCCGGCTATTACTTCAGCCACCCGCAGAGCCAGTATTTCGTGGTCGGCCGGGTCACCCGCGAGCAGGTCGGCGATTACGCCAAACGCAAGGGCGTGGAACGCGCGCAGGTCGAACGCTGGCTGGCCTCCAACCTGGATTACGATCCGGAATGA
- a CDS encoding SlyX family protein, which produces MHDSTPTAREQALEARLVELEMRVSFQEQALAELSEALADARIEGSRNADLTRLLLEDLGKVRNALYSDSGEEPPPPHY; this is translated from the coding sequence ATGCATGATTCCACTCCCACCGCGCGTGAGCAGGCGCTGGAAGCGCGCCTGGTCGAACTTGAAATGCGGGTGTCCTTCCAGGAACAGGCCTTGGCCGAGCTGAGCGAAGCCCTGGCCGATGCCCGCATCGAGGGCAGCCGCAACGCGGACCTGACCCGCCTGCTGCTGGAGGACCTGGGCAAGGTCCGCAACGCGCTGTATTCCGATTCGGGCGAAGAACCGCCGCCCCCGCACTACTGA